A region from the uncultured Draconibacterium sp. genome encodes:
- a CDS encoding aminodeoxychorismate/anthranilate synthase component II, with the protein MKILVIDNYDSFTYNLVHAIKKISGEQVDVFRNDEITLEEIDKYDKIVLSPGPGIPEEAGLLLDIIKAYAPTKSMLGVCLGHQAIGEAFGGTLHNMNRVLHGIATPVKLTAKKSLLFKDLPESFDVGRYHSWIVKDEQLPECFEVTSYDEDGLVMSMQHKEYDVQSVQFHPESVLTPLGEKMIENWLYPNK; encoded by the coding sequence ATGAAAATACTAGTTATTGATAATTACGACTCATTTACCTACAACCTGGTGCATGCCATAAAAAAGATCTCGGGCGAACAGGTTGATGTTTTCCGCAATGATGAAATAACCCTGGAAGAGATTGACAAATACGACAAAATTGTACTTTCTCCGGGGCCGGGCATACCTGAAGAAGCAGGGTTATTGCTCGACATAATTAAAGCCTACGCTCCAACAAAAAGTATGTTGGGGGTGTGCCTTGGTCATCAGGCCATAGGCGAAGCTTTTGGCGGCACCTTGCATAATATGAACCGAGTTTTGCACGGTATTGCCACACCGGTAAAACTAACCGCTAAAAAATCGCTTCTTTTTAAAGATTTACCTGAAAGTTTTGATGTGGGCCGTTATCATTCGTGGATTGTTAAAGACGAACAACTGCCCGAATGTTTTGAAGTTACCAGCTACGATGAGGACGGGCTTGTAATGTCGATGCAGCACAAAGAATACGATGTGCAAAGTGTGCAGTTTCATCCCGAATCAGTGTTAACTCCGTTGGGAGAAAAAATGATTGAAAACTGGTTGTATCCGAACAAATAA
- a CDS encoding anthranilate synthase component I family protein, which yields MEKLNFKPVVRKILADTVTPVSVYLRLRTLYPKSILLESSDYHGVENAYSFIAFKPIADFKVNNGNVSIDLPGREKQNFSLSPDRILHDELDAFFKLFNVDSEEIELPANGLFGYLNFDAIQHFESIRFSADKKEEYQTPEVSYSFYKYVVAIDHHKNQIHIVENLLEGEESQMDYIHHLLVNLNFATSAFETRGNESSNITDEEYMHMVTKGKEHCYRGDVFQIVLSRQFSQEFVGDDFNVYRALRSINPSPYLFYFDYGSYSIFGSSPEAEIRIKDNKAYIHPIAGTFKRTGNDERDRELAEELSKDPKENAEHVMLVDLARNDLSRNASNVIVETYREVQFFSHVIHLVSQVSGEISNDTNLIKVLGETFPAGTLSGAPKYKAMELIDHYENQNRGYYGGCIGYLGFDNSVNHAIMIRSFLSKNNKLFYQAGAGVVADSKEESELQEVNNKLAALKKAILMAKEIN from the coding sequence ATGGAAAAACTAAATTTTAAACCGGTTGTAAGAAAAATACTTGCCGATACGGTAACGCCCGTAAGTGTGTACTTACGCTTGCGAACACTTTATCCAAAATCGATTTTGCTTGAAAGCTCAGACTACCACGGCGTTGAAAATGCCTACTCGTTTATCGCTTTTAAACCTATTGCCGATTTTAAGGTTAACAATGGCAACGTTAGCATAGACCTGCCGGGAAGAGAAAAGCAAAATTTTTCGCTTTCGCCCGACCGGATTTTACACGATGAGCTTGACGCTTTTTTTAAACTATTTAATGTTGATTCAGAAGAAATTGAATTGCCGGCCAATGGTTTATTTGGCTACCTGAACTTCGATGCTATTCAGCATTTCGAAAGTATTCGTTTTTCGGCCGACAAAAAAGAAGAATACCAAACGCCCGAAGTGAGTTACAGTTTCTATAAATATGTGGTAGCTATCGATCACCATAAAAACCAGATTCATATTGTTGAAAATCTGCTGGAAGGCGAAGAATCGCAAATGGATTACATTCACCACTTGCTGGTAAACCTTAATTTTGCGACATCAGCCTTTGAAACCCGGGGCAACGAATCGTCGAACATTACCGACGAAGAGTATATGCACATGGTTACAAAAGGAAAAGAACATTGCTACCGAGGAGATGTATTCCAGATTGTTTTAAGCCGCCAGTTTTCGCAAGAATTTGTTGGCGACGATTTTAACGTTTACCGGGCTTTACGCTCAATAAATCCTTCGCCTTACCTGTTCTATTTCGACTACGGATCGTATTCAATTTTTGGTTCGAGCCCCGAGGCAGAAATCCGGATAAAAGACAATAAGGCCTACATACACCCCATTGCAGGTACCTTTAAAAGAACGGGGAACGATGAACGCGACCGCGAACTGGCCGAAGAGCTAAGCAAAGACCCAAAAGAAAATGCCGAACACGTGATGTTGGTAGATTTGGCCCGTAACGACCTTAGCCGAAATGCAAGCAATGTTATCGTTGAAACCTATCGCGAGGTGCAGTTCTTTTCGCATGTTATTCATTTGGTTTCACAGGTTTCGGGCGAAATAAGCAACGACACCAACCTAATAAAGGTTTTAGGCGAAACTTTCCCGGCAGGAACCTTATCGGGCGCGCCAAAATATAAAGCCATGGAACTTATCGACCATTATGAAAATCAGAACCGGGGATATTACGGCGGCTGTATTGGCTACCTCGGTTTTGATAATTCGGTAAATCATGCCATTATGATTCGTTCGTTTTTAAGTAAAAACAATAAATTGTTTTACCAGGCAGGTGCCGGTGTTGTAGCCGATTCGAAAGAAGAAAGCGAGCTGCAGGAGGTAAATAACAAACTGGCTGCATTAAAAAAGGCAATCTTAATGGCAAAAGAAATCAACTAA
- the sprA gene encoding cell surface protein SprA, with product MTLSRSLPKIFFNFILFFTLAFPFTGIAQEVPEIDTTGPLPYPFQDQPAFGYTKQDSSKLYLNKPSNIQYEIEYDPVLGQYVFYEKVGSLNYRLPQSMSLDDYMEYDFDKSIRDYWRSRTQQESIDARGGLLPKLTIGSEAFNRIFGGNTINIQPQGYVEVSFGYQVNKTDNPSIPERLRKVPTFDFDEKIQMNVTGQIGTKMNMRVNYNTEATFDYENKMNLEYTGDEDEILKRIEAGNVSLPLNGSLITGASNLFGVKAEMQFGKLTLTTLFSQHRGESKTVETEGGAQVATFDISAANYDANRHFFLSQYFRDHYNEWLKSTAVPRSPITINKVEVWVTNKSNDFDDSRNILAFQDLAEHDPHIYNNIPEFQATPGLPYPANQFPANGANGLYEQMSTTYSAVRQVENITSVMAQFGTDFVGGTDFEKIEQARKLNESEYTVNKQLGYISLNSSLNTDEVLAIAYNFTYNGQTYQVGEFSTDGIDAPKTLFMKMLKGTNLSPGRPTWDLMMKNIYNLNAYQLTSDDFELNVVYQNDSTGTYINYLPDSRIEGHILLEVMRLDMLNSQLDPTKDGVFDYVEGITVNSNSGRIIFPVIEPFGSHLADSIQDPNSIEKFVFQSLYDSTQVKAEQDAEHNKFRLTGSYKGSSSSDIALGALNLTQGSVTVTAGGQVLTENVDYTVDYTLGRVKIINQALLEAGTPIQVSTESEDLFTMQRKTLMGTHANYAFSDNFNIGATMLWMNERPLTEKVDYGQDPISNLMYGLDARYNTEAPFITKALDALPFYSTTAASAIDVEAEFAQLVPGSSKAIDGAVYVDDFESTKTAIDMRTRSSWMLASTPQFQNDLFPEANLNNSLDYGVNRAKLAWYNIDPLFLRNNSLTPDHIKNDRDMQSNHFVREVFEQEIFPEREFTTGEPTNIAVLDLAFYPSERGPYNFDAGNSSYSAGVNTDGSLRAPETRWGGIMREIQTSDFENANIEYIEFWMMDPFVNDTMGEHQGGDLYFNLGEVSEDVLKDSRKAFENGLPTSAELTNIDTTIWGRVSTQQSLVNAFDNTTDSRQYQDIGFDGINDEDERSHFQKYLDELRLKVSDDVYQEALNDPATDNFHYYRGSDYDEQELDILERYKKYNGPDGNSPTSEMSPESYPTSATTLPDIEDINDDNTLNEYERYYQYRVSLRKEDMELGNNFISDIKRSRVELKNGEIGEVDWYQFKIPVNTPESVIGNISDFNSIRFMRMFMHGFADPTVLRFATLDLVRADWRRYTGDILEDEAIPSTNAEFDISAVSIEENSSREPVNYILPPDVSRVIDPANPQLRQLNEQSIELKVTELEQGDARAAYKSLYMDFRRYSTLKMEVHAEEIEEYPLDDDELYFFIRMGSDYNYNYYEYEVPLTLTPAGNYNGDIESDRYIVWPDANRINIPLELFTDLKLERNDAMRIEGSGISLLDIYEGSHDGWNDGKNRVKVKGSPNLGNVEVFMMGVRNKRGQVNTGPKSVIVWANELRLTDFDDEGGWAANARVSTRLADLGSVVVAGRKRTAGFGSIDENINSRSMDDLNEIDVAASIDWGRFFPEKAGVRIPMYYGYSNSTATPKYDPLNPDIELKESLDHAQSKTEKDSIKQMSQDVVERKSINFTNVKVEPQRQKEKTHLWDPENFAVTYSYNETSKRNITTEYNVDKTHRLMFSYNYSNRPKLIQPLSQVKFLQKGPLKLIGDFNFYPLPTQISYRTDLFRRYHEKQSRNITNPNLILPATYDKDFLWNRYLDIRYDVTRSLKFDFSSRGTSRIDEPEGRINKNDDDYEWKRDSILTNLWNLGRPTVYNHSFNATYQVPLRSIKALNFMSGTVRYSGSYEWAAGSLTDDDINVGNIITNSRNLTLTGNANFQTLFNKVPYFKEVNQKFRRTGRGRNSMNRSATRGRSNQQPEPLQKKQEETFTSSMKLTANQGQKIAHKLNTKKVKVLVTDVDGKVVPGKTNIVDANTIEFIPSADVRQAMLTVTGKRGDQPFLKDVLDITTRMVIGVRTFSVTYSKNGGSVLPGFLPEPTLFGTGKFSGDPDWGTPTASTKLAPGLPFLFGWQDRDFAVKAAQNGWLTIDSTLNQPYQIMENERINLRALWEPLPDLRIDITANRSISKNITEFYNYDYSSGTFVPNSYSESGNFSMSTFTLGTAFFAIGKEEVSSSDAFENMKDFRRVIANRLAQQRGTSGGYNPNTPHPNYPGYPDGYGPNSVEVLVPAFLAAYQNKDPENVSLGMFPSLKYMRPNWSIRYEGMVSRIPGLNQIMRSLNFQHTYRSSYNIGSYATNLNFIAAEDGYTMVRDLADNFVPAYDFNSVSIVEAFNPLINIDIMWLSDLTTRGEIKRSRNLNLSLSNNQLTEILSSEYILGVGYRFTHMDLIIKTKNSQQAYSNDLNVRADISYRKTKTILRQLDEANDQITAGQGNFTIKTYADYRLSDKFEMRVYYDRIINDPFTSLSYRTTNANFGVSFRFTLSN from the coding sequence ATGACACTAAGCCGAAGTTTACCAAAAATATTCTTCAATTTTATTCTATTTTTCACCCTGGCGTTTCCTTTTACAGGAATAGCGCAGGAAGTGCCCGAAATAGATACCACCGGCCCGCTGCCCTACCCGTTTCAAGATCAGCCGGCTTTTGGTTACACTAAGCAGGATTCGTCGAAATTATACCTGAACAAACCCAGTAATATTCAATACGAAATTGAATACGACCCCGTGTTGGGCCAATATGTTTTTTACGAAAAAGTGGGTTCGTTAAACTATCGCTTGCCACAAAGTATGTCGCTCGACGATTATATGGAATACGATTTTGACAAATCAATTCGCGACTACTGGCGATCGCGTACCCAACAGGAATCGATAGATGCGCGCGGTGGCCTCTTACCAAAACTTACCATTGGCAGCGAGGCATTTAACCGTATTTTTGGTGGAAACACCATAAACATTCAACCGCAAGGCTATGTTGAAGTTAGCTTTGGCTACCAGGTAAACAAAACCGACAACCCATCAATACCGGAGCGCTTACGAAAAGTACCTACCTTCGATTTTGATGAAAAAATACAAATGAATGTTACCGGCCAAATCGGTACAAAAATGAACATGCGGGTAAACTACAATACCGAGGCAACTTTTGATTACGAAAACAAAATGAACCTGGAGTATACCGGCGATGAAGATGAAATTTTAAAACGTATTGAAGCCGGAAACGTTTCGCTTCCGCTGAATGGTTCCTTAATAACCGGTGCATCAAACCTGTTTGGCGTAAAGGCCGAAATGCAGTTTGGAAAGCTTACGCTAACAACACTTTTCTCTCAACACCGTGGCGAATCAAAAACGGTAGAAACCGAAGGCGGAGCACAAGTAGCCACTTTTGATATTTCGGCAGCCAATTACGATGCTAACCGCCACTTCTTTCTCTCGCAATATTTTCGCGACCATTACAACGAATGGCTTAAAAGCACAGCCGTTCCACGTTCTCCCATCACCATTAACAAGGTTGAGGTTTGGGTTACCAACAAATCCAATGATTTTGATGATTCAAGAAATATTCTTGCCTTTCAGGATTTAGCCGAGCACGACCCACACATTTACAACAATATCCCTGAATTTCAGGCAACTCCCGGGCTGCCATACCCTGCCAATCAGTTTCCGGCTAACGGCGCCAACGGCTTGTACGAGCAAATGAGTACCACCTACAGCGCTGTTCGTCAGGTAGAAAATATAACCAGCGTAATGGCGCAGTTTGGAACTGACTTTGTTGGCGGAACAGATTTTGAAAAAATTGAGCAAGCCCGAAAACTTAACGAATCAGAATACACTGTAAACAAACAACTCGGTTATATCTCGCTAAACAGCTCGTTAAACACCGACGAAGTATTGGCGATAGCCTACAATTTTACCTACAACGGCCAAACGTATCAGGTAGGTGAATTCTCGACAGATGGTATTGATGCCCCGAAAACCCTGTTTATGAAAATGCTGAAAGGAACCAACCTTTCGCCGGGCCGCCCCACCTGGGACCTGATGATGAAAAACATTTATAACCTGAATGCCTATCAGTTAACCAGCGACGATTTTGAACTTAATGTTGTGTACCAAAACGACTCTACCGGTACCTACATCAACTATTTACCCGATTCGCGTATTGAAGGTCATATCCTGCTTGAGGTTATGCGGCTCGACATGCTAAACTCTCAGCTCGATCCAACTAAAGACGGGGTGTTCGATTATGTTGAAGGCATTACCGTTAATTCAAACTCTGGGCGCATAATATTCCCGGTAATAGAGCCATTTGGCAGCCACCTAGCCGACTCTATTCAGGATCCGAATTCTATCGAAAAATTTGTATTTCAATCCTTATACGACTCTACACAAGTTAAAGCCGAACAAGATGCCGAGCACAACAAATTCAGGTTAACAGGTAGTTACAAAGGCTCCTCCAGTTCCGATATTGCATTGGGGGCACTAAACCTTACACAAGGTTCGGTAACGGTAACCGCTGGCGGACAAGTGCTTACCGAAAACGTTGATTACACCGTAGATTATACGTTGGGGCGTGTAAAAATTATCAACCAGGCCCTGCTCGAAGCCGGAACACCTATACAGGTTTCTACTGAAAGCGAAGACCTGTTTACCATGCAGCGAAAAACCCTGATGGGTACCCACGCCAACTATGCATTTTCAGATAATTTTAACATTGGTGCCACCATGTTGTGGATGAACGAACGCCCTTTAACAGAAAAAGTGGATTACGGTCAGGACCCTATTTCGAACCTCATGTACGGATTGGATGCCCGCTACAATACCGAAGCACCATTTATTACCAAAGCCCTTGATGCACTGCCATTTTACAGTACAACAGCAGCCTCGGCAATTGATGTTGAAGCCGAGTTTGCCCAGTTGGTGCCGGGAAGCTCAAAAGCCATTGATGGTGCGGTATATGTTGACGACTTTGAATCCACAAAAACGGCCATCGATATGCGTACGCGCTCATCGTGGATGTTGGCAAGTACACCACAATTCCAAAACGATTTATTTCCTGAGGCCAACTTAAACAACTCGCTGGATTACGGCGTAAACCGTGCAAAATTGGCCTGGTATAATATCGATCCTTTATTCCTGAGAAATAATTCGCTTACTCCTGATCATATTAAAAACGACCGGGATATGCAATCGAACCACTTTGTGCGCGAGGTATTTGAGCAGGAAATATTTCCCGAGCGGGAGTTTACAACCGGCGAACCAACAAATATTGCGGTGCTCGACCTCGCCTTCTACCCATCAGAGCGTGGACCGTATAACTTCGATGCCGGAAACTCAAGTTACTCTGCCGGTGTAAATACCGATGGTAGCTTACGCGCACCTGAAACGCGCTGGGGAGGAATTATGCGTGAAATTCAAACCAGCGACTTTGAAAATGCAAACATCGAATACATCGAATTTTGGATGATGGACCCCTTTGTTAACGACACCATGGGCGAACACCAGGGTGGTGATCTTTACTTTAACCTGGGGGAAGTATCGGAGGATGTGTTGAAAGATTCGCGAAAAGCGTTTGAAAACGGGTTGCCAACCAGTGCTGAATTAACCAACATTGATACCACCATTTGGGGTCGGGTTTCTACACAGCAATCATTGGTTAATGCTTTTGACAATACTACCGATTCGCGCCAGTATCAGGATATTGGTTTTGACGGTATTAACGATGAAGATGAACGTTCACATTTCCAAAAATACCTGGACGAGTTGCGACTAAAAGTAAGCGACGATGTTTACCAGGAAGCTTTAAACGACCCGGCTACGGATAACTTCCATTACTACCGCGGATCGGATTACGATGAGCAGGAACTGGACATTTTAGAACGTTACAAAAAATACAATGGCCCCGATGGCAACTCACCAACATCGGAAATGTCGCCGGAAAGCTACCCTACTTCGGCAACTACACTACCTGATATTGAGGATATAAACGACGATAATACACTAAACGAATACGAACGTTATTACCAGTACAGGGTAAGCTTGCGCAAAGAAGACATGGAACTGGGCAATAACTTTATTTCAGATATTAAACGTAGTCGTGTTGAACTTAAAAATGGTGAAATTGGAGAAGTAGACTGGTATCAGTTTAAAATACCGGTGAATACTCCCGAATCGGTAATCGGTAACATCAGCGATTTTAACTCCATTCGGTTTATGCGTATGTTTATGCACGGATTTGCCGATCCAACCGTACTGCGCTTTGCCACACTTGACCTGGTACGTGCCGACTGGCGGCGTTACACCGGAGATATACTGGAAGATGAAGCCATCCCTTCTACCAATGCCGAGTTCGACATTTCGGCGGTTAGTATCGAAGAGAATTCAAGCCGCGAACCGGTAAACTATATTTTACCACCCGATGTTTCACGTGTTATCGACCCGGCAAATCCGCAGTTACGCCAGTTAAACGAGCAATCAATAGAATTAAAAGTAACAGAGCTGGAACAAGGCGATGCCCGTGCTGCCTACAAATCGCTTTACATGGACTTCAGAAGATACTCTACTTTGAAAATGGAAGTACATGCTGAAGAAATTGAAGAATACCCATTGGATGATGATGAACTCTATTTCTTTATCCGCATGGGATCGGATTACAACTACAACTATTATGAATACGAGGTTCCGTTAACCTTAACTCCTGCCGGAAATTACAACGGCGATATTGAGAGCGACCGTTATATTGTTTGGCCTGATGCTAACCGCATTAATATTCCGCTTGAATTATTTACCGACCTGAAACTGGAACGCAACGATGCCATGCGCATTGAAGGTTCGGGTATTTCATTACTGGATATTTACGAAGGTTCGCACGATGGTTGGAACGACGGTAAAAACCGGGTGAAGGTTAAAGGTAGCCCCAACCTGGGTAACGTTGAAGTATTTATGATGGGGGTGCGAAACAAACGCGGACAGGTAAACACCGGACCAAAATCGGTGATTGTTTGGGCCAACGAACTGCGCCTGACTGATTTTGACGACGAAGGTGGCTGGGCAGCCAATGCAAGGGTGTCAACCCGCCTTGCCGACCTTGGTAGCGTGGTGGTTGCCGGACGAAAACGTACTGCCGGTTTTGGAAGCATCGACGAAAACATTAACAGTCGCTCGATGGACGACCTCAATGAAATTGATGTGGCTGCATCAATCGACTGGGGACGCTTCTTCCCTGAAAAAGCAGGTGTTCGTATACCCATGTACTATGGTTACTCCAACAGCACCGCTACACCAAAATACGATCCGCTGAACCCTGATATTGAGTTGAAAGAGTCTTTGGATCATGCGCAAAGCAAAACTGAAAAAGATTCAATAAAACAAATGTCGCAGGATGTGGTGGAACGCAAAAGCATCAACTTTACCAATGTAAAAGTTGAGCCTCAACGACAAAAAGAAAAAACACATTTGTGGGACCCTGAGAACTTTGCGGTCACCTACTCCTACAACGAAACATCAAAACGAAATATTACCACCGAATACAATGTGGATAAAACGCATCGATTGATGTTCTCGTACAACTACAGCAACCGGCCAAAATTAATTCAACCACTTAGTCAGGTTAAGTTTTTACAAAAGGGACCACTAAAATTAATCGGTGATTTTAACTTCTATCCGCTGCCAACCCAAATTTCATATCGAACTGATTTATTCAGGAGATACCACGAAAAACAGTCGCGGAACATTACCAATCCGAACTTAATTTTACCGGCTACCTACGACAAAGATTTCCTTTGGAACCGGTATCTTGATATCCGTTACGATGTAACCCGCTCCTTAAAATTTGATTTTTCATCGCGCGGAACCTCACGAATTGATGAACCCGAAGGCCGTATAAATAAAAACGACGATGATTACGAGTGGAAGCGCGACTCCATTCTTACCAATTTATGGAACCTGGGACGCCCAACCGTATACAACCACAGTTTTAACGCTACCTACCAGGTGCCTCTAAGAAGCATAAAAGCGCTTAACTTCATGAGTGGAACAGTTAGATACTCGGGCTCCTACGAGTGGGCTGCAGGGTCGTTAACCGATGACGATATTAATGTTGGTAATATTATTACCAACTCACGCAACCTTACCTTAACCGGTAATGCCAATTTCCAGACGTTGTTTAACAAAGTACCCTATTTTAAAGAGGTAAACCAAAAATTCAGGCGAACAGGACGGGGAAGAAACAGCATGAACCGATCAGCAACCAGAGGGCGTTCTAATCAACAACCGGAGCCGCTGCAAAAGAAACAGGAAGAAACTTTTACCAGCAGTATGAAATTGACAGCCAACCAGGGCCAGAAAATTGCGCACAAATTAAATACCAAAAAGGTAAAGGTGCTGGTTACCGATGTAGATGGAAAAGTTGTTCCGGGAAAAACAAATATTGTAGATGCCAACACCATTGAGTTTATTCCTTCCGCTGATGTGCGCCAGGCCATGTTAACGGTTACGGGAAAACGTGGCGATCAACCATTTTTAAAAGACGTGCTTGACATAACCACACGAATGGTGATTGGCGTCCGTACTTTTTCGGTTACCTACAGCAAAAACGGAGGCTCGGTATTACCGGGGTTCCTGCCCGAGCCAACCTTATTTGGTACAGGCAAATTTAGTGGCGATCCGGATTGGGGCACACCAACTGCCAGCACCAAACTGGCACCAGGGTTACCATTCCTTTTTGGCTGGCAAGATCGAGACTTTGCTGTAAAAGCCGCTCAAAACGGTTGGTTAACAATCGACTCTACCCTTAACCAGCCATACCAGATTATGGAGAATGAGCGCATTAATTTACGCGCCCTGTGGGAACCGCTCCCCGACCTCCGAATTGATATTACTGCTAACCGCTCGATATCGAAAAATATTACTGAGTTTTATAATTACGATTATAGCAGTGGTACTTTCGTGCCTAACAGCTATTCTGAAAGCGGAAACTTTAGCATGTCGACATTTACCCTGGGAACGGCCTTTTTTGCCATTGGCAAAGAAGAAGTAAGCAGCTCTGATGCTTTTGAAAACATGAAAGATTTTCGCCGTGTTATTGCCAACAGGCTGGCACAACAACGTGGAACCAGTGGTGGATACAATCCCAACACCCCCCACCCTAACTACCCGGGATATCCCGATGGTTACGGACCAAACTCGGTTGAGGTTCTTGTTCCGGCATTCCTGGCAGCTTACCAAAACAAAGATCCGGAGAACGTTTCTTTGGGCATGTTCCCCTCGTTAAAATATATGCGCCCCAACTGGAGCATACGTTACGAAGGAATGGTATCACGTATTCCGGGATTAAACCAAATTATGCGTTCGTTGAATTTCCAGCATACTTATCGCTCGAGCTATAATATTGGTTCTTACGCCACCAACCTCAACTTTATTGCAGCAGAAGATGGCTATACCATGGTTCGCGACCTGGCTGACAACTTTGTTCCGGCCTACGATTTTAATTCGGTAAGTATTGTTGAAGCATTCAATCCGCTTATTAATATTGATATTATGTGGTTAAGCGATTTAACTACCCGCGGTGAAATAAAACGATCGCGCAACCTAAACCTATCCTTGTCAAACAATCAGCTGACCGAGATTTTAAGCAGCGAGTATATTTTGGGGGTAGGCTATCGGTTTACACACATGGATTTGATAATAAAAACCAAAAACTCGCAACAGGCCTATTCGAACGATTTGAATGTCCGTGCCGATATTTCGTACCGTAAAACAAAAACCATTTTACGCCAGCTTGATGAAGCCAACGACCAGATTACAGCCGGACAAGGTAACTTTACCATTAAAACATATGCCGATTACCGATTGAGTGATAAATTTGAAATGCGCGTGTATTACGACCGAATTATTAACGATCCGTTTACATCGTTATCGTATCGTACTACCAATGCCAACTTCGGAGTAAGCTTCAGGTTTACCTTATCCAATTAA
- the trpD gene encoding anthranilate phosphoribosyltransferase, whose protein sequence is MKDTLEYLFAGNTLTRNQAMETLTEVGKGQHSEAEFAAFLTVFKMRPLHSEELAGFRDAMVNLSTKADLSAYNAIDVVGTGGDGKNTFNISTLACFVVAGAGVNVTKHGNYAATSTSGSSNVLEFLGYEFSNDTSKLKSDLEKGSFCFMHAPLFHPAMKHIAPVRRALKVPTFFNILGPMINPATPKYQVLGVNNSENFNHYKNVYSTLDVNFAIVHSMDGYDEISLTADTHICTNNEEKKLPASAFGMQQITPEKLFGGESVEDAAKIFIEVLSGHGTPEQKNVVIANAAVALQVVFNDKSLTECVEMAKESLNSRTALQKLEAVTNRSF, encoded by the coding sequence ATGAAAGATACTTTAGAATACCTCTTTGCTGGAAATACACTAACACGAAACCAGGCAATGGAAACCTTAACCGAAGTAGGAAAAGGCCAACACTCGGAAGCCGAATTTGCCGCTTTTCTGACGGTTTTTAAAATGCGCCCGCTGCATTCTGAAGAACTGGCAGGTTTTCGCGATGCGATGGTGAATTTGAGTACAAAAGCAGACCTCAGTGCCTACAACGCCATTGATGTGGTTGGAACCGGTGGCGATGGAAAAAATACCTTTAACATTTCAACCCTGGCGTGTTTTGTAGTTGCCGGTGCTGGCGTAAACGTAACTAAACACGGTAATTATGCTGCCACTTCAACCAGTGGTTCTTCAAATGTGCTCGAATTTCTGGGCTACGAATTCAGTAACGATACTTCAAAACTTAAAAGTGATTTGGAAAAAGGTAGCTTTTGTTTTATGCATGCCCCGCTTTTTCACCCGGCAATGAAACATATTGCACCGGTTCGACGGGCTTTAAAGGTACCCACATTTTTTAATATCCTGGGGCCAATGATTAATCCGGCAACACCAAAATACCAGGTACTGGGAGTAAATAACAGTGAAAATTTTAACCATTACAAAAATGTTTACAGCACACTGGATGTTAACTTTGCCATTGTGCACAGCATGGATGGTTACGATGAAATTTCGCTTACAGCCGACACCCACATTTGCACAAATAACGAAGAAAAGAAATTACCGGCAAGTGCTTTCGGAATGCAGCAAATTACTCCTGAAAAACTTTTTGGAGGAGAATCGGTAGAAGATGCGGCTAAAATTTTTATTGAAGTTTTAAGTGGACACGGAACGCCCGAACAAAAAAATGTGGTAATTGCCAACGCTGCCGTTGCACTGCAGGTTGTTTTTAACGACAAATCCCTAACGGAGTGTGTTGAAATGGCAAAGGAATCGTTAAACAGCCGAACAGCACTGCAAAAATTAGAAGCAGTTACAAACCGCTCCTTCTAG